In Halobaculum sp. XH14, a single genomic region encodes these proteins:
- a CDS encoding DUF1801 domain-containing protein: protein MTDPETVSEYIDQAPDGTQAKLRELRACLREVAPDAEEGLKWGNPAFSLDRILFTTANSNTTSGSIPRPQPSRHSRTNSTRTERARVRSSFRSTSRFR from the coding sequence ATGACAGATCCCGAAACCGTAAGCGAATACATCGACCAGGCGCCGGACGGAACGCAAGCAAAACTACGCGAACTGCGCGCGTGTCTCCGCGAGGTCGCACCGGACGCCGAGGAGGGCCTGAAGTGGGGCAACCCCGCCTTCTCGCTCGATCGAATCCTGTTCACTACGGCGAATTCAAACACCACATCGGGTTCTATCCCACGCCCGCAGCCATCCAGGCATTCGAGGACGAACTCGACGCGTACGGAACGAGCGAGAGTACGATCAAGTTTCCGCTCGACGAGCCGCTTCCGATAG
- a CDS encoding SRPBCC family protein → MTDDTTNETEIETSERTMTVRRTFDAPRERVFEAWTDPEQVDQWWGPNGFTTTTDEMEVRPGGTWRFVMTGPDGDEYPNRVVYDEVEEPERLVYTHGSPDDPEMFRMTVTFDEREGGTTELTMRQQYESAAALDESIAEFGADDGAKQTLGRLAKHLANGGTP, encoded by the coding sequence ATGACGGACGACACGACCAACGAAACCGAGATCGAAACGAGCGAACGAACGATGACCGTCCGACGAACGTTCGATGCACCGCGGGAGCGTGTGTTCGAGGCGTGGACGGACCCGGAGCAGGTCGACCAGTGGTGGGGACCGAACGGCTTCACGACCACGACCGACGAGATGGAGGTACGGCCCGGCGGAACCTGGCGGTTCGTGATGACTGGCCCCGACGGCGACGAGTACCCGAACCGGGTCGTCTACGACGAAGTTGAGGAACCCGAGCGCCTGGTCTACACCCATGGCTCTCCCGACGATCCCGAGATGTTTCGGATGACGGTGACGTTCGACGAGCGAGAGGGCGGCACGACCGAACTCACAATGCGCCAGCAATACGAGTCGGCCGCGGCGCTGGACGAGAGCATAGCGGAGTTCGGCGCCGACGACGGCGCGAAGCAGACCCTGGGCCGGCTCGCCAAACACCTGGCAAACGGAGGGACCCCGTAG
- a CDS encoding helix-turn-helix domain-containing protein produces the protein MVRVHLKVEIGADDDNWLAGVSTDFSDAQFTILTSQPVDDGVLELVEVTTPDGDAIVRRFDDAPEVRSYDVLHSGDGTVLVQLVFPMSSTYEARRAKGILPRFPFIIQDGWASGEQTAPQEQLSELTAELAAADIPYEILSVTQSYDSNGLLTERQREVITEAVERGYYDSPRDCTLVELAETFGVNQSAASGVLHRAEGRIIKNFIS, from the coding sequence ATGGTTCGCGTACACCTGAAAGTCGAGATCGGAGCAGACGACGACAATTGGCTTGCCGGGGTCTCGACCGATTTCTCTGACGCCCAGTTCACGATTCTAACGAGCCAGCCCGTAGACGATGGCGTGCTCGAACTGGTCGAGGTAACGACACCGGACGGGGACGCTATCGTTCGCCGGTTCGACGACGCACCGGAAGTGCGTTCGTACGACGTGCTCCATTCTGGCGACGGGACGGTGCTGGTCCAGTTGGTGTTTCCGATGTCTTCAACGTATGAAGCGAGGCGTGCGAAGGGGATTCTTCCGCGATTTCCCTTCATCATCCAAGACGGGTGGGCATCCGGTGAACAAACTGCCCCTCAGGAGCAGTTGTCGGAGCTAACTGCCGAGTTAGCGGCGGCTGATATCCCATATGAGATACTGTCGGTAACCCAATCGTACGATTCGAACGGACTTTTGACCGAGCGCCAGCGGGAGGTCATTACTGAAGCGGTCGAACGCGGTTACTACGACAGTCCTCGCGACTGTACGCTCGTCGAGCTTGCAGAAACATTCGGGGTCAATCAATCGGCGGCGAGCGGCGTTCTGCATCGGGCTGAAGGTCGGATTATCAAGAATTTTATCTCATAG
- a CDS encoding class I SAM-dependent methyltransferase, translating to MGPGWTIDEKRHAGTEHLDPEEVARFDEKMPFDPSVEIDVLREFGLSREDTVIDFGTGTGVFPLAVAKHCDRVVAVDVSETMLNAVEEKIEDRRMRNVETVHDGFLSYDHSGGPASFAFSKDALHHLPDFWKIEALKNVGNTLEAGGIFRLRDFVFSFDPQDSRTEIESWLEEKNRSTIFTDEELYVHFREEYSTYGFVLEALLERAGFEILEATYEDDFYAAYICRWVDCSE from the coding sequence ATGGGGCCGGGCTGGACGATAGACGAAAAACGGCACGCAGGGACAGAACACCTCGACCCCGAGGAGGTCGCCAGGTTCGACGAGAAGATGCCGTTCGATCCCTCCGTGGAAATTGACGTGCTCCGGGAGTTCGGTCTCTCTCGTGAGGATACGGTCATCGACTTCGGGACCGGAACGGGAGTGTTTCCGCTCGCCGTCGCCAAACACTGTGACCGCGTCGTGGCTGTCGACGTCTCCGAAACCATGCTCAATGCGGTTGAGGAGAAAATCGAAGACCGGCGCATGCGGAACGTCGAGACCGTCCACGACGGATTCTTGAGCTACGACCACAGTGGCGGCCCTGCGTCGTTCGCCTTCTCGAAGGACGCACTCCACCACCTCCCCGATTTCTGGAAGATCGAGGCGCTCAAAAACGTCGGGAACACGCTCGAAGCGGGCGGCATCTTTCGCTTGCGGGACTTCGTCTTCTCGTTCGATCCACAGGACAGTCGGACCGAAATCGAGTCGTGGCTTGAGGAGAAGAATCGATCGACGATATTCACCGACGAGGAGCTGTACGTCCACTTTCGGGAGGAGTATAGTACGTATGGATTCGTGCTCGAAGCCCTCCTCGAACGGGCCGGGTTCGAGATCCTCGAAGCGACGTACGAAGACGACTTCTACGCCGCGTACATCTGTCGATGGGTGGATTGTTCCGAGTGA
- a CDS encoding SDR family NAD(P)-dependent oxidoreductase produces MNITDTVAVVSGGGSGIGRATVLALAERGASVVVADVDEEGGRQTVDLVDGLGGTAVFTRCDVTETDDLAGAFALAVDRFGLLDIAFNNAGIAGGDLFADDPGDWERIVDVDLTAVIDATRIAVREMKRTGRGGVIVNTASLIGLAPMADAPVYAAAKAGVVNFSRSLAHLDDESEIRVNTICPELVDTPMALGLGEEQLAELRAADEILAPEDIAAGVVELITDDSRAGAVMRVTVGDGRGYVST; encoded by the coding sequence GTGAACATCACGGACACGGTGGCCGTCGTAAGTGGTGGCGGCTCGGGGATCGGGCGGGCCACAGTCCTCGCGCTCGCCGAGCGGGGAGCATCGGTCGTCGTCGCTGACGTCGACGAGGAGGGAGGGCGACAAACTGTCGACCTCGTTGACGGGCTGGGCGGCACTGCTGTCTTCACTCGCTGCGACGTCACGGAGACTGACGACCTCGCCGGAGCGTTTGCACTCGCGGTGGATCGCTTTGGCCTGCTCGACATCGCGTTCAACAACGCTGGCATCGCCGGCGGAGACCTGTTTGCCGACGATCCCGGCGACTGGGAGCGCATCGTCGACGTCGACCTCACGGCGGTGATCGATGCGACCCGCATTGCGGTCCGGGAGATGAAGCGGACAGGCAGAGGCGGAGTGATCGTCAACACCGCCTCGCTGATCGGACTGGCACCGATGGCGGACGCCCCTGTGTACGCTGCTGCGAAGGCGGGCGTGGTCAACTTCTCGCGATCGCTCGCGCACCTGGACGATGAATCCGAGATCCGAGTAAACACGATCTGTCCTGAACTCGTCGACACGCCCATGGCCCTCGGTCTCGGCGAAGAGCAATTAGCGGAGCTACGCGCGGCGGACGAAATCCTCGCTCCCGAGGACATCGCGGCCGGGGTCGTGGAACTCATCACGGACGACTCGCGTGCCGGGGCCGTGATGCGCGTCACCGTAGGCGATGGGCGGGGCTACGTATCGACGTGA
- a CDS encoding ABC transporter ATP-binding protein yields the protein MAPIEVTDLTKDYGSVVGIDSLTFSVEEGEVFGFLGPNGAGKTTTIRTILGFQSPTSGTATILGRDVEDEGEFLRAKADVGYLPATPVFDETATGTEILDLHADIKGGSRREELLERFDPPVDRPVREYSTGNVQKLAIVQAFMHDPDLVVMDEPTSGLDPLMQQRFNDYIHEEQRRGVTVFFSSHVLSEVRRLCNRVAILRDGHLIATEPVESLLHRSGKVVHLRIDGTVDETAFDIEGVHDLDVRSTVGAQTGNPPQEESDHDLKLRADESDGTGTVTDVSFTFTGDVNDLVDAVAPYELREFDVEEAPLDEVFMQFYGGEASA from the coding sequence ATGGCACCGATCGAAGTGACCGATCTGACCAAGGATTACGGGAGCGTCGTCGGGATCGACTCCCTCACGTTCAGCGTCGAGGAGGGCGAGGTGTTCGGCTTTCTCGGGCCCAACGGGGCGGGCAAGACCACCACGATCCGGACGATACTTGGATTCCAATCGCCGACCTCTGGAACGGCGACCATCCTCGGGCGAGACGTAGAAGACGAAGGCGAATTCCTCCGGGCCAAGGCCGACGTAGGCTACCTTCCGGCGACCCCCGTGTTCGACGAAACCGCGACGGGGACCGAGATCCTGGACCTCCACGCCGATATCAAGGGTGGCTCTCGGCGCGAGGAACTGCTGGAACGGTTCGACCCGCCCGTCGATCGGCCGGTCCGGGAGTACTCGACCGGGAACGTCCAGAAACTCGCCATCGTCCAGGCGTTCATGCACGACCCCGACCTCGTGGTCATGGACGAACCCACCTCGGGGCTCGACCCCCTCATGCAGCAACGGTTCAACGACTACATTCACGAGGAACAACGGCGCGGCGTGACCGTCTTCTTCTCCTCGCACGTCCTGAGCGAGGTGCGCCGACTTTGTAACCGCGTAGCGATCCTCCGGGACGGCCACCTCATTGCCACCGAACCGGTCGAATCGCTGCTTCACCGCAGCGGCAAGGTCGTCCATCTCCGGATCGACGGCACTGTCGACGAAACGGCGTTCGACATCGAGGGCGTCCACGACCTCGACGTTCGTTCGACGGTCGGGGCACAGACGGGAAACCCACCGCAAGAGGAGAGCGATCACGACCTCAAACTCCGGGCGGACGAGAGCGACGGAACGGGGACCGTGACCGACGTGTCGTTCACGTTCACCGGGGACGTCAACGACCTCGTCGACGCAGTGGCGCCGTACGAACTCCGCGAGTTCGACGTCGAGGAAGCGCCACTCGACGAGGTCTTCATGCAGTTTTACGGTGGTGAGGCCAGTGCTTGA
- a CDS encoding ABC transporter permease subunit, translated as MLELATYEGRKRVKGSLALALLFTALAGMYTGTFPSIVEGMDPETLDQLTSSYPDAMIEALNLQSLTTIEGYLASQLYTVGWILLAGLYFGYTGAGLIADDVDRGRMDVLLFLPVSRSRLVAEKFASVLVPLVAINVVVPVVVYVASRAIGYPIAALDVVMMHLLSIPYLLCCAAIGLLFSVVVDRASIAQRSVLGALFGLFLLESVVAGTDFGWIGNVAPMHYLDPTAILMHGEYDLVAASVLLVATIALVGASQVWFARKDVA; from the coding sequence GTGCTTGAACTCGCCACCTACGAGGGGCGAAAGCGGGTCAAGGGGTCGCTCGCGCTCGCGCTCCTCTTTACCGCACTCGCCGGGATGTACACGGGCACGTTCCCGTCGATCGTCGAGGGGATGGACCCCGAGACGCTCGACCAGCTGACGTCGTCGTACCCGGACGCGATGATCGAGGCGCTCAATCTCCAGTCGCTCACGACCATCGAGGGGTATCTCGCCTCCCAGCTGTACACAGTCGGGTGGATACTGCTGGCCGGCCTCTACTTCGGGTACACTGGGGCGGGCCTGATCGCCGACGACGTGGATCGGGGCCGGATGGACGTGCTGCTGTTCCTGCCCGTTTCGCGGTCGCGCCTCGTCGCCGAGAAGTTCGCCTCCGTGCTCGTCCCGCTCGTCGCCATCAACGTCGTCGTTCCGGTCGTCGTGTACGTGGCGTCCCGGGCCATCGGGTACCCGATCGCCGCCCTGGACGTGGTGATGATGCACCTGCTTTCGATCCCGTACCTCCTGTGTTGTGCGGCGATCGGCCTCCTGTTCTCGGTCGTCGTGGATCGAGCCTCGATCGCCCAGCGGAGCGTCCTCGGCGCACTCTTCGGCCTCTTCCTCCTCGAATCGGTCGTGGCCGGCACCGATTTCGGCTGGATCGGGAACGTCGCCCCGATGCACTACCTCGACCCGACTGCGATCCTCATGCACGGCGAGTACGACCTCGTGGCGGCGAGCGTCCTCCTCGTGGCGACGATCGCACTCGTCGGTGCTAGCCAGGTGTGGTTCGCTCGAAAGGATGTGGCATAG
- a CDS encoding dihydrofolate reductase family protein encodes MGTVFVDMSMSLDGYIAGPNDSRENPLGDGGERLHEWVFDLAAWREQQGLEGGETNRDDEIVAKSIERAGAFVMGRRMFDNGDGPWGDDPFEGPWGDDPPFGAPVFVLTHHAREPLEMDGGTTFHFVTEGIERALERAEEAAGDGDVRISGGADVVRQYVEAGLVDEIQLHVVPVLFGDGIRLFEHLGTGPIELERTWVVDSPDVTHLGYRVGRE; translated from the coding sequence ATGGGAACCGTCTTCGTCGACATGTCGATGTCGCTCGATGGGTACATCGCCGGCCCGAACGATAGCCGGGAGAACCCCCTGGGTGATGGCGGCGAGCGGCTCCACGAATGGGTGTTCGACCTGGCGGCCTGGCGCGAGCAGCAGGGCCTCGAGGGGGGCGAGACCAACCGGGACGACGAGATCGTGGCGAAATCGATCGAACGGGCCGGCGCCTTCGTGATGGGCCGGCGGATGTTCGACAACGGCGACGGTCCGTGGGGAGACGACCCGTTCGAAGGGCCCTGGGGCGACGACCCGCCCTTCGGCGCGCCAGTGTTCGTCCTCACGCACCACGCCCGGGAGCCGCTCGAGATGGACGGCGGGACGACCTTCCACTTCGTCACCGAGGGAATCGAACGCGCCCTCGAACGCGCCGAGGAGGCCGCTGGCGACGGGGACGTCCGAATCTCGGGCGGTGCGGACGTCGTCCGCCAGTACGTCGAGGCGGGACTCGTGGACGAGATTCAGCTTCACGTCGTTCCCGTACTGTTTGGTGACGGTATCCGATTGTTCGAGCATCTCGGTACCGGGCCGATCGAACTGGAACGAACGTGGGTGGTCGATTCGCCCGACGTCACGCATCTCGGGTACCGGGTCGGAAGGGAGTGA
- a CDS encoding SRPBCC family protein, translating into MTNDNSGSEPTTNSDQNDSRSMTVSRVIEASPERVYEAFLDPDELAQWLPPTGFSAQVHHLEPEEGGTFRATFTGETEALADQGHSFGGTYRELSPGERIVYTESFETDEPSMAGEMTVSVTFEDVPDGTEITVRQEGIPEAIPPSDANAGWNDSLGNLAALVEEDR; encoded by the coding sequence ATGACAAACGACAACAGCGGAAGCGAGCCGACGACGAACAGCGACCAGAATGACTCACGAAGCATGACCGTGAGCCGCGTCATCGAAGCATCGCCCGAGCGAGTGTACGAGGCGTTTCTCGATCCGGACGAACTCGCCCAGTGGCTGCCGCCGACTGGCTTCTCGGCCCAGGTCCACCACCTGGAGCCCGAGGAGGGCGGGACGTTCCGCGCCACGTTCACCGGAGAAACCGAAGCGCTCGCGGACCAGGGCCACTCCTTCGGCGGCACCTACCGGGAGCTTTCGCCTGGCGAGCGGATCGTCTACACCGAATCCTTCGAGACCGACGAGCCGAGCATGGCCGGCGAGATGACCGTGTCGGTTACCTTCGAGGACGTCCCCGACGGGACCGAGATCACTGTCCGACAGGAGGGCATCCCGGAGGCGATCCCCCCGAGTGACGCCAACGCCGGGTGGAACGACTCGCTCGGAAACCTCGCGGCACTCGTGGAGGAAGACCGATGA
- a CDS encoding DoxX family protein, protein MTLTTSTAYIGISILTIIAVGISAAAFFRPPEAILESMAEVDVKESWLPLLGTLKAAGAFGLLIGIGVPVPSIGTAAAVGLVVYFVGAAFVHIRAGDYSVSGQHVFLLLAVATLVLDLAS, encoded by the coding sequence ATGACACTCACTACGTCCACCGCTTACATAGGCATCAGTATTCTGACCATCATCGCTGTCGGCATCTCGGCGGCAGCTTTCTTTCGCCCCCCTGAGGCCATCCTCGAATCCATGGCCGAGGTAGACGTGAAAGAATCGTGGCTGCCTCTACTGGGCACCTTGAAAGCAGCGGGCGCGTTCGGACTGCTGATCGGCATCGGCGTGCCAGTGCCATCGATCGGGACGGCCGCCGCAGTCGGCCTCGTCGTATACTTTGTCGGTGCCGCCTTCGTCCACATACGCGCTGGCGACTACTCGGTCAGTGGGCAACACGTGTTCCTCCTGCTGGCCGTGGCCACACTGGTGTTGGACCTAGCCTCGTGA
- a CDS encoding dihydrofolate reductase family protein — translation MRKLVVENKVTLDGIFDKQAEWQMQFWNGPDEMARYSKEHITAFDALLLGRVTYQGLSAVWPAMTDDVGYADWINEIPKHVVSTTLDEDDLEWNAQLIAENVVDEIAALKQQSGADILLVGSGELLQTLMEHRLVDEYRFMVHPVVHGSGTQLFTDESVPAGLELVETETIGSGVVDLTYEPAEEGEGNQ, via the coding sequence ATGCGGAAACTCGTCGTCGAAAACAAGGTCACGCTCGATGGGATCTTCGATAAACAAGCGGAGTGGCAAATGCAGTTCTGGAACGGGCCCGATGAGATGGCGCGCTACTCGAAAGAGCATATCACTGCGTTCGATGCACTGTTGCTGGGCCGCGTGACCTATCAAGGGTTGTCCGCAGTCTGGCCAGCCATGACGGACGACGTCGGGTACGCAGACTGGATCAACGAGATCCCCAAGCACGTCGTCTCGACGACCCTGGACGAAGACGATCTCGAGTGGAACGCACAGCTGATCGCGGAGAACGTCGTCGACGAAATCGCCGCGCTGAAACAGCAGTCGGGAGCGGACATTTTGCTGGTCGGGAGTGGCGAGCTGCTGCAGACGCTCATGGAGCACCGTCTCGTCGACGAGTACCGGTTCATGGTCCATCCCGTCGTTCACGGGAGCGGGACGCAGCTCTTCACCGACGAGAGCGTGCCAGCCGGTCTGGAACTCGTCGAGACGGAGACGATCGGCTCGGGGGTCGTCGATCTCACCTACGAACCCGCGGAAGAAGGCGAGGGAAATCAATGA
- a CDS encoding DUF899 domain-containing protein, whose protein sequence is MTNETALPKVVSRDEWREAREDLLVEEKELTRKRDELNAERRRLPMVEIDEEYVFDGPNGESSLLDLFEGRHQLIVYHFMFDPEWEEGCPICSFLTDNIGHLAHLHARDTTFALVSRAPLDKLESYKERMGWEFPWYSSHGSDFNYDFHTTLDESVAPVEYNYEILDEVPEGSVEGHGLSVFLRDGERVFHTYSTYARGVEALLGTYTLLDYTALGRQEAWEEPQGRSDQEYWGWRRHDEYEDSVK, encoded by the coding sequence ATGACAAACGAAACCGCATTACCGAAGGTCGTATCGAGAGACGAGTGGCGCGAAGCTCGAGAGGATCTACTCGTCGAAGAGAAAGAACTCACCCGCAAGCGAGACGAACTCAACGCCGAGCGTCGTCGGCTGCCGATGGTCGAGATCGACGAGGAGTACGTCTTCGACGGGCCAAACGGTGAATCGAGCTTGCTCGACCTGTTCGAGGGCCGTCACCAACTCATCGTCTATCATTTCATGTTCGACCCGGAGTGGGAAGAGGGCTGCCCGATCTGCTCGTTCCTGACCGACAACATCGGCCACCTCGCCCACCTGCACGCTCGGGACACCACGTTCGCGCTCGTCTCCCGGGCGCCGCTGGACAAGCTGGAGTCGTACAAGGAACGGATGGGTTGGGAGTTCCCCTGGTACTCCTCCCATGGGAGCGACTTCAACTACGACTTCCACACCACCCTCGATGAGAGCGTCGCCCCGGTCGAGTACAACTACGAGATCCTGGATGAGGTCCCAGAGGGCAGCGTGGAGGGGCACGGCCTCAGCGTCTTCCTGCGGGACGGCGAGCGCGTGTTCCACACCTACTCCACGTACGCCCGCGGCGTCGAGGCCCTGCTCGGCACCTACACGCTGCTCGACTACACGGCCCTTGGCCGGCAGGAGGCCTGGGAGGAGCCCCAGGGTCGCAGCGACCAGGAGTACTGGGGCTGGCGCCGCCACGACGAGTACGAAGACTCTGTCAAATGA
- a CDS encoding ArsR/SmtB family transcription factor — protein sequence MVEQRPDDLDLDAVFKALGHPIRREILEQLADGPESVNELAAPHDVSLAAVSKHLRVLEDAGLLDVEEDGRVRRCHLDAAPLSEAFGWLTRYRVLWEDRFDALADHLENEDQ from the coding sequence ATGGTTGAACAACGGCCGGACGACCTGGACCTCGACGCGGTCTTCAAGGCACTGGGCCACCCGATCCGTCGGGAGATCCTCGAGCAGCTCGCGGACGGGCCGGAGAGCGTCAACGAGCTGGCCGCCCCCCACGACGTGTCGCTGGCGGCGGTCTCGAAGCACCTTCGCGTGCTGGAGGACGCGGGCCTCCTCGACGTCGAGGAGGACGGCCGGGTTCGACGATGTCACCTCGACGCCGCGCCACTGAGTGAGGCGTTCGGGTGGCTGACCCGCTACCGCGTGCTCTGGGAGGACCGATTCGACGCGTTGGCCGACCATCTGGAGAACGAAGACCAATGA
- a CDS encoding SRPBCC family protein: MSDLETSETSLTIHRTFDAPREGVFRAFTEREELEEWFAPSPGDVTTEVEAFTPEPDGERSIRFHTDDEWFGSDGVFEDVVENERIVYTDQWINFPEADVDSRVTVEFTDVEAGTAVVLTHEQLPEGDFVGGAGMGWEISFDNLADVVEEA; encoded by the coding sequence ATGAGCGATCTAGAAACGAGCGAGACGAGCCTGACGATCCACCGGACGTTCGACGCACCGCGCGAGGGAGTATTCCGCGCATTTACGGAGCGCGAGGAACTGGAGGAGTGGTTCGCTCCGTCACCGGGCGACGTCACGACCGAGGTCGAGGCCTTCACGCCCGAGCCCGACGGCGAGCGTTCGATTCGCTTCCACACGGACGACGAATGGTTCGGTAGTGACGGTGTGTTCGAGGACGTCGTCGAGAACGAACGGATCGTCTACACGGACCAGTGGATCAACTTCCCGGAAGCCGATGTCGACAGCCGCGTCACCGTCGAGTTCACCGACGTCGAGGCCGGCACAGCAGTCGTCCTCACCCACGAACAACTCCCGGAGGGCGACTTCGTCGGTGGCGCCGGGATGGGCTGGGAGATTTCCTTCGACAACCTGGCGGACGTGGTCGAGGAGGCGTAG
- a CDS encoding carboxymuconolactone decarboxylase family protein encodes MTPRLEPIEEPDEPEIQSAYRTMRQEFGTVPTPVKVVTARMSESLEVNRMLQKFHEGIQLEPELKLVVGMFTSEINGCGFCVDLTQSEAIREDLDMEKFDALTEYQASPLFSDRERAALAYAEEVTCQKNVSDATFEALCEHFDEQAIVEITWLNAFQNYTNLVNIPLGIESDGLRAIAQSETQMEHEE; translated from the coding sequence GTGACTCCGAGACTAGAGCCGATCGAGGAGCCCGATGAACCCGAAATACAGTCAGCCTACAGGACGATGCGACAGGAGTTCGGCACGGTACCGACTCCGGTGAAAGTCGTGACTGCGCGCATGTCAGAGTCTCTGGAAGTTAACCGCATGCTCCAGAAGTTCCACGAGGGAATTCAGCTCGAGCCCGAACTCAAGCTCGTGGTGGGGATGTTCACCTCGGAGATTAACGGGTGCGGCTTTTGTGTAGATCTCACGCAGTCGGAAGCAATCCGCGAGGATCTCGATATGGAGAAGTTCGACGCGCTCACGGAGTATCAGGCGAGCCCGCTCTTTTCCGATCGGGAGCGAGCAGCACTGGCGTACGCGGAGGAAGTCACGTGCCAGAAGAACGTCTCTGACGCCACGTTCGAAGCGCTCTGCGAGCATTTCGACGAGCAGGCGATCGTCGAAATCACGTGGCTGAATGCGTTTCAAAACTACACTAACCTCGTTAATATTCCGCTCGGAATCGAATCCGACGGCTTGCGTGCGATCGCTCAGTCGGAGACACAGATGGAACATGAGGAATGA
- a CDS encoding helix-turn-helix domain-containing protein has translation MKHVRLTLDAGGREAEIHPMYDLLVNAPYLERARAMHWNYSGEELGIMHYVEGDAETFREDVAEIPAVVDFELTAAEPNAFYVYVRDATNRRLRELFDLLDRSPVVALPPVEYLPDGTVAYSVFGPSAAIQSALEEFPEPITVSVTAVGSLAAVPDAVETALSDRQREAIRAAVELGYYEIPRTATHEDVADAIGCAPSTAAEHLQKAESKLLRSLVSP, from the coding sequence ATGAAGCACGTTCGCCTGACGCTCGATGCGGGGGGACGGGAAGCCGAGATTCACCCGATGTACGACCTCCTCGTCAACGCCCCCTACCTCGAGCGGGCGAGGGCGATGCACTGGAACTACTCGGGGGAGGAACTCGGCATCATGCACTACGTGGAGGGGGACGCCGAAACGTTCCGCGAGGACGTCGCGGAGATACCGGCGGTCGTCGACTTCGAGCTGACGGCGGCCGAGCCGAACGCGTTCTACGTCTACGTCCGGGACGCCACGAACCGGCGGCTCCGCGAGCTGTTCGACCTGCTGGATCGGAGCCCCGTCGTCGCCCTTCCGCCGGTCGAGTATCTGCCCGACGGCACGGTGGCGTACTCGGTGTTCGGCCCGTCGGCGGCGATCCAGTCCGCGCTGGAGGAGTTCCCCGAGCCGATCACGGTTTCGGTCACGGCGGTCGGGAGCCTCGCGGCGGTTCCGGACGCCGTCGAGACGGCCCTGAGCGACCGGCAACGGGAGGCGATTCGGGCGGCGGTCGAACTCGGCTACTACGAGATCCCGCGGACGGCCACCCACGAGGACGTCGCGGATGCGATCGGCTGTGCGCCCAGCACCGCGGCGGAGCACCTGCAGAAGGCGGAGTCGAAACTACTGCGATCGCTCGTGAGTCCGTGA
- a CDS encoding TetR/AcrR family transcriptional regulator, with translation MRGFSDEERDRIREQLVETGRELLLTYGPEKTTVKDITDPVGIAKPTFYQFFDAKGDLYLEIFQRELETYVDRVRSELGEVEDASEGLERFFWCYAEFAEGNPFIQQMIIQGNHQESLGLRNVSSEKLEEVQRGSMAELLPFIEELQAESDGPLSDLEPFVLLGLMGGSIGLLALHKDEFEEYEAELDGFEVGYYDRLQEVLITSLARGLTIEQGREGI, from the coding sequence ATGCGCGGATTCAGCGACGAAGAGCGTGACCGCATCCGGGAACAGCTCGTCGAGACCGGTCGCGAGTTGCTCCTCACCTACGGCCCGGAGAAAACCACCGTGAAGGACATCACGGATCCCGTCGGGATCGCCAAGCCCACCTTCTACCAGTTTTTCGACGCCAAGGGCGACCTCTATCTCGAGATTTTCCAGCGTGAACTGGAGACCTACGTCGATCGCGTGCGATCAGAATTGGGAGAGGTAGAGGACGCCAGTGAGGGACTCGAGCGGTTCTTCTGGTGCTACGCGGAGTTCGCCGAAGGAAATCCCTTCATCCAGCAGATGATCATCCAGGGCAATCATCAGGAGAGTCTCGGTCTTCGCAACGTCTCATCGGAGAAACTCGAGGAAGTTCAGCGAGGGAGCATGGCGGAGTTGCTTCCGTTCATCGAAGAACTACAGGCAGAGAGTGATGGACCACTTTCGGACCTCGAACCGTTCGTTCTCCTCGGTCTCATGGGTGGATCGATCGGCCTCCTCGCGCTACATAAGGACGAATTCGAGGAATACGAGGCCGAACTCGACGGGTTCGAAGTCGGCTATTACGACCGACTCCAGGAGGTCCTCATTACCTCACTCGCAAGAGGACTGACGATCGAGCAGGGACGGGAGGGCATCTGA